A single region of the Gephyromycinifex aptenodytis genome encodes:
- a CDS encoding FAS1-like dehydratase domain-containing protein, with the protein MPVNATFEGRSYPPCESFAVGREHVRDFARAVGATDPVHFDVAAARQAGYADVIAPPTFAVVIAQRAEAQLMLDPEAGIDFSRVVHGEEKFLHHAPLVAGEEIVARLHVDRVREVAGNALVGTRVELATSEGAPRSTVTSSLVVRGEES; encoded by the coding sequence ATGCCGGTCAACGCCACCTTTGAAGGTCGCAGCTACCCCCCGTGTGAGTCTTTTGCGGTCGGGCGAGAGCATGTCCGCGATTTTGCCCGGGCGGTCGGTGCCACCGACCCCGTGCATTTCGACGTAGCAGCCGCGCGGCAAGCCGGGTACGCCGACGTGATCGCGCCGCCGACCTTCGCCGTGGTCATTGCCCAGCGCGCTGAGGCGCAACTCATGCTGGACCCAGAAGCTGGCATCGACTTCAGCCGGGTGGTGCACGGCGAGGAGAAGTTCCTCCACCATGCTCCCCTCGTCGCAGGCGAGGAGATCGTGGCCAGGCTGCACGTTGATCGGGTGCGCGAGGTGGCTGGTAACGCCCTGGTCGGCACCCGCGTCGAACTGGCTACCTCCGAGGGAGCGCCTCGCTCGACGGTCACCTCCAGCCTCGTCGTCAGAGGGGAAGAGTCATGA
- a CDS encoding UDP-N-acetylmuramate dehydrogenase, with translation MSEHSVALATCTTMRVGGLAERFVRAESTDEVVDVVREVDDASEPLMVFSGGSNLVVADEGVPGTTVQVASRGIRSDTADLCGGVLVDVAAGEPWDDFVAYTVSQGWAGVEALSGIPGCVGSTPVQNVGAYGQEVAHSIARVRTWDRARGQVRTFSNAECDFSYRHSRFKRAVMPGAPGWLGTASPRFVVLEVQFHLEIADLSRPIAYADLARGLDVELGARVPLAEAREAVLAQRRRRGMVLDEQDHDSWSCGSFFTNPILDQQQFAQLRDRVAQRLGSQVEPPQYAVEGAPGQLKTSAAWLIDRAGFTKGYGMPGTAALSSKHALAVTNRGGATAQEVVALAREIRDGVQAAFGIRLVNEPVLVGLEL, from the coding sequence GTGTCAGAGCATTCTGTAGCGCTAGCGACGTGCACGACGATGCGGGTCGGCGGGCTGGCTGAGCGTTTCGTTCGGGCGGAGAGCACCGATGAGGTGGTCGACGTCGTACGGGAGGTCGATGACGCTTCAGAGCCGTTGATGGTCTTCTCGGGCGGCTCCAACCTCGTCGTCGCTGACGAGGGTGTGCCCGGCACCACAGTGCAGGTCGCCTCGCGCGGGATCCGTTCCGACACCGCCGACCTGTGCGGGGGAGTACTCGTCGATGTCGCGGCCGGAGAGCCGTGGGACGACTTCGTCGCCTACACCGTTTCCCAAGGCTGGGCCGGTGTGGAAGCGCTGTCAGGGATCCCTGGATGCGTCGGCTCCACCCCGGTTCAGAATGTCGGCGCGTACGGCCAGGAGGTGGCGCACAGCATCGCTCGGGTGCGCACCTGGGACCGCGCGCGCGGGCAGGTTCGCACGTTCAGCAATGCCGAATGCGACTTCTCCTACCGGCATTCCCGCTTTAAGAGAGCGGTGATGCCGGGCGCGCCGGGGTGGCTGGGTACGGCCAGTCCGCGCTTCGTCGTGCTGGAGGTGCAATTCCATCTCGAGATCGCCGATCTGTCGCGCCCCATCGCCTACGCCGACCTGGCCCGAGGGTTGGATGTGGAGCTCGGCGCGCGAGTTCCCCTGGCCGAGGCTCGAGAAGCCGTGCTGGCGCAGCGTCGCCGCCGGGGAATGGTCCTGGACGAGCAGGATCATGACTCCTGGAGTTGCGGATCGTTCTTCACCAACCCCATTCTCGATCAGCAGCAGTTCGCGCAGCTGCGCGACCGGGTTGCCCAACGGCTCGGCAGCCAGGTGGAGCCGCCGCAATACGCAGTAGAGGGCGCCCCCGGCCAGCTCAAGACCAGCGCAGCCTGGCTGATCGATCGGGCCGGCTTCACCAAGGGATACGGAATGCCGGGCACAGCTGCACTGTCGAGTAAACATGCTCTGGCGGTGACGAACCGGGGCGGTGCCACGGCGCAGGAGGTCGTCGCCCTGGCCCGGGAGATTCGCGACGGCGTGCAGGCGGCCTTCGGCATCCGCTTGGTCAACGAGCCGGTGTTGGTTGGGTTGGAGTTGTAG
- a CDS encoding MaoC/PaaZ C-terminal domain-containing protein gives MSGSTSEARTVPPSASSVQVGHELPGATIRVSRERLVEYAAASGDRNPIHWNESFATSVGLPGVIAHGMFTMGVAIEVVSAWAGAAAVREYGCKFVAPVPVGDEGAVIEVAGRVTKVDVDERRAVVDLTVTHAGVKVLGRARATVELG, from the coding sequence ATGAGCGGGTCCACATCCGAAGCCCGGACGGTGCCGCCGTCGGCGAGTTCGGTCCAGGTCGGCCACGAATTGCCGGGGGCAACGATTCGCGTCTCGCGTGAGCGCCTGGTGGAGTACGCCGCGGCGAGCGGGGACCGCAACCCGATTCACTGGAACGAGTCCTTTGCCACCTCAGTGGGGCTGCCGGGTGTTATCGCGCACGGGATGTTCACGATGGGGGTAGCCATCGAGGTCGTCTCTGCCTGGGCGGGGGCTGCTGCAGTGCGCGAATACGGCTGCAAGTTCGTTGCGCCGGTGCCGGTGGGCGACGAGGGTGCCGTCATCGAAGTGGCGGGGCGAGTGACGAAGGTGGACGTAGACGAGCGGCGTGCGGTGGTAGACCTCACGGTCACCCACGCGGGGGTCAAAGTGCTCGGGCGAGCCCGGGCGACCGTGGAACTGGGCTGA
- the rpmG gene encoding 50S ribosomal protein L33: protein MASKTTDVRPKITLACADCKDRNYITKKNRRNNPDRIELSKFCPKCGKHTAHKETR from the coding sequence GTGGCCAGCAAGACCACCGACGTCCGCCCCAAGATCACCCTGGCGTGCGCGGACTGCAAGGACCGCAACTACATCACGAAGAAGAACCGGCGGAACAACCCCGACCGCATCGAGCTGTCGAAGTTCTGCCCCAAGTGCGGCAAGCACACCGCCCACAAGGAAACTCGTTGA
- the secE gene encoding preprotein translocase subunit SecE, translated as MSSNGSTTARQAMPAPARRNRDGNVVSRFFGAIGLFISQVLDEMRKVVRPTRKELTTYTTVVIVFVVVIMLFVLGLDTLFTKLVFWVFAGS; from the coding sequence GTGAGCAGCAACGGCTCCACGACGGCACGCCAGGCCATGCCTGCGCCTGCACGCCGGAACCGAGACGGCAACGTGGTGTCTCGCTTCTTCGGCGCGATCGGGCTGTTCATCAGTCAGGTCCTGGACGAGATGCGCAAGGTCGTTCGACCGACGCGCAAAGAACTGACTACGTACACAACGGTCGTCATCGTTTTCGTCGTGGTCATCATGCTTTTCGTTCTCGGACTCGACACCCTGTTCACGAAGCTGGTCTTCTGGGTGTTCGCAGGGTCCTGA
- a CDS encoding adenosine deaminase → MSRPVHRLPKAHLHLHFTGSMRFITLLELADLHGVRLPRALVDDWPPTLSGRDERGWFRFQRLYDAARSCVRSEQDMRRIVREAAQDDAAEGSAWLEMQVDPTSYAPHVGGLIPALEIVLDEAKVASAEEGIGVGIIVAASRTRHPLDARTLARLAARYAGDEPGSVVGFGLSNDERRGHVEDFAHAFRIARKAGLALVPHGGELLGPEAVRATLDSIHPDRIGHGVRSVEDPALLHELAQRGVTLEVCPGSNVGLGVYERLEEVPIPQLIESGVQVALGADDPLLFGSRLGAQYESARNEHALDDAALAGLARASITGSRATPAIKRAARAGIDSWLAADDGQA, encoded by the coding sequence ATGAGCAGGCCCGTGCACCGTCTCCCCAAAGCGCATCTCCACCTGCACTTCACCGGGTCGATGCGGTTCATCACCCTGCTTGAACTCGCTGACCTCCATGGAGTGCGCCTCCCGCGGGCCCTGGTGGATGACTGGCCCCCGACCCTGAGCGGGCGGGATGAACGCGGATGGTTTCGTTTCCAGCGCCTCTACGACGCCGCCCGCTCCTGCGTGCGCTCCGAGCAGGACATGCGCCGGATCGTGCGGGAGGCCGCGCAGGACGACGCTGCCGAAGGCTCCGCCTGGCTGGAGATGCAAGTCGACCCCACCAGCTACGCGCCGCACGTCGGGGGACTGATCCCGGCGCTGGAGATTGTGTTGGACGAGGCGAAGGTTGCCTCTGCTGAGGAGGGAATCGGGGTCGGAATCATCGTCGCCGCCAGCCGCACCCGCCATCCCCTGGACGCCCGGACACTCGCCCGCCTGGCCGCTCGTTACGCAGGCGACGAGCCCGGCAGCGTCGTCGGTTTCGGGCTGAGCAACGACGAACGCCGCGGGCATGTCGAGGACTTCGCGCACGCTTTCCGCATCGCGCGCAAAGCGGGGCTGGCCCTGGTGCCGCACGGCGGTGAGTTGCTGGGCCCCGAAGCCGTACGCGCGACTCTGGACAGCATCCATCCCGACCGGATCGGGCATGGGGTGCGCAGTGTCGAGGACCCAGCGCTGTTGCACGAATTGGCGCAGCGCGGTGTCACCTTGGAGGTTTGCCCCGGCAGCAACGTGGGCCTCGGCGTCTACGAGCGCCTGGAAGAGGTGCCGATCCCCCAGCTCATCGAGTCCGGCGTACAGGTTGCACTGGGGGCCGATGATCCGCTGCTGTTCGGTTCCCGCCTCGGCGCCCAGTACGAGTCGGCCCGCAACGAGCACGCGCTGGACGATGCGGCGCTGGCCGGGCTGGCCCGCGCCTCCATCACCGGGAGCCGGGCTACCCCGGCCATCAAACGCGCAGCACGCGCCGGCATCGACTCCTGGCTGGCAGCCGACGACGGCCAGGCGTAA